Proteins encoded in a region of the Planococcus citri chromosome 1, ihPlaCitr1.1, whole genome shotgun sequence genome:
- the MBD-R2 gene encoding uncharacterized protein MBD-R2 isoform X3, translating into MACEDAELIDFDNDVIEEGDPIYIYDVLNNSWKKSTALEVDSSDHELLVKYEDSSQEWVRMDGPKMCRCPPPPPPPKPQPLIPPPIVIKSESRAVEKPALPKKAERPKTNLKTITKAKATVSSKPKSNSKKSGSSHSKKIIKKLEDYITGGDDESFPEESLDEKNVPTESPVTPSPSPFPRLRLLPKSSSKMEQYRKKKEQAKKKSPLIDNPDAVVNADTKGTPVSSKSLKAVPSKSGENEKEVTKFKVRFGKAPDLNPPSRKKSKPRNEDMFEDVNVEMSVVINDEKLPSGWSKHMIKRKTSKKWDIVIQNEDERKFRSRADLKAYFEGINQPYPDELFDFSSGKRTPHARTPAAEKRRSVPEIQCSTPLPKPEPVAEHDLIQPTVAVAACTPTPISTPAPPTPEAVSPLVLTPLPAVPALPASPVLSASSTSASGSGFTCPKQDCKKHYRSESLLMMHIKHYHREYKSLLKSMPNVADLAYARTVGESIDSPQSALLEKITRIEEDRMKEKTDDAPIIDEDFTLQIEPDDETTLSASDKSANSSLLKVPKKSTLFEKTMPSPTPASPSASTSVLLAQLKQPPLVPPPISIQAEYTDAELSVSQNSPIALYSPKVTAKDVNKSSPLSETDSGRKSASPRKRRVSQLDAGEVINCTCGYGFEDGLMMQCDLCLCWQHGACNSVENEEDTPSPYICVLCQNPRRIHSSKKYVYTQNWMKDGKIPRYEFSKTTDEIQAERESLIQRTQGFLCNLADLRNAVFGLLVKVHILKQSPDHPKLYLWAQSWTNKKSEEKENLLVAESGPVPEAAINMADCRKHLSEHIDEEIEKAEAILQDIEEKIDNLEKDDDFENDSDRFKSVAKHMLLMMLRDLSSIQNLKYCS; encoded by the exons ATGGCTTGTGAAGATGCTGAATTGATCGATTTCGACAACGATGTGATTGAAGAAGGTGATCCAATTTACATATACGACGTTCTCAATAATAGTTG GAAGAAAAGTACTGCTTTAGAAGTAGATAGTAGTGACCATGAATTATTAGTAAAATATGAAGATAGTTCTCAAGAATGGGTCCGAATGGATGGACCAAAGATGTGCCGTTgtccgccaccgccaccgcctcCAAAGCCACAACCTTTAATACCGCCACCAATCGTTATCAA aaGTGAATCACGCGCTGTCGAGAAGCCTGCATTGCCCAAGAAAGCAGAACGGCCTAAAACTAATTTGAAAACCATCACCAAAGCAAAAGCTACCGTCTCAAGTAAACCCAAAA GCAATTCTAAAAAATCTGGTTCTagtcattcgaaaaaaattattaaaaaattggaggaTTACATCACCGGCGGCGATGATGAATCATTTCCTGAG GAAAGTTTGGATGAGAAAAATGTACCAACGGAGTCTCCTGTTACGCCTTCACCTTCGCCTTTTCCAAGGTTACGCTTGTTACCAAAAAGTAGTAGCAAAATGGAACAGTatcgaaagaaaaaagaacaagCGAAGAAAAAATCACCCCTGATCGATAATCCTGACGCAGTGGTCAACGCAGATACCAAAGGTACACCTGTGAGTAGTAAATCACTGAAAGCAGTTCCCAGTAAAagtggtgaaaatgaaaaagaggtGACCAAGTTTAAAGTCAGATTTGGTAAAGCACCCGATTTAAATCCACCATCGCGGAAAAAAAGCAAACCGCGAAATGAAGATATGTTCGAAGACGTCAATGTGGaaa tGTCTGTAGttataaatgatgaaaaattgccatcCGGTTGGTCGAAACATATGATCAAAAGGAAAACGTCTAAAAAATGGGACATAGTGATACAAAA CGAGGATGAGAGAAAATTCAGATCGAGAGCTGACTTGAAGGCTTATTTTGAAGGAATTAATCAACCTTATCCCGATGAATTATTCGATTTCAGTTCAGGCAAGAGAACACCTCATGCAAGAACGCCCGCCGCCGAAAAAAG GCGCAGTGTTCCTGAAATACAGTGTTCGACTCCGCTCCCAAAGCCTGAACCGGTTGCTGAACATGATCTCATTCAACCTACCGTGGCTGTTGCAGCGTGCACCCCTACCCCCATTTCCACACCCGCACCACCCACGCCAG AAGCTGTTTCACCGTTAGTGTTGACACCTTTGCCAGCTGTGCCAGCCTTGCCAGCTTCACCAGTTTTGTCAGCTTCGTCAACGAGCGCTTCTGGATCTGGATTCACATGCCCGAAACAAGATTGTAAAAAACATTACAGATCTGAAAGTTTATTAATG ATGCATATCAAACATTATCATCGAGAATACAAAAGTTTGTTGAAATCTATGCCGAATGTAGCTGATCTAGCTTATGCGCGAACAGTTGGCGAAAGTATCGATTCTCCACAATCCGcgcttttggaaaaaattactcgaatcgAAGAAGacagaatgaaagaaaaaactgacGATGCACCAAt AATTGATGAAGACTTCACTTTACAAATCGAACCAGATGATGAGACTACGTTATCTGCTAGTGATAAATCTGCAAACag TAGTTTGTTAAAAGTACCCAAGAAAAGTACATTATTCGAGAAAACGATGCCTTCACCTACTCCTGCTTCTCCGTCAGCTTCAACGTCAGTGTTACTAGCTCAATTGAAACAGCCACCTTTAGTTCCTCCACCGATCTCAATACAAGCAG AATACACAGACGCAGAATTATCAGTGTCGCAAAATAGTCCGATAGCGTTGTATTCGCCTAAAGTAACGGCTAAGGATGTAAATAAATCATCACCTTTAAGTG AAACGGATAGTGGTAGGAAATCGGCGTCGCCTAGGAAACGTCGTGTTTCACAGCTAGATGCCGGCGAAGTGATCAATTGCACTTGCGGTTATGGATTCGAAGATGGATTAATGATGCAG tGTGATTTGTGCTTATGTTGGCAACATGGAGCTTGTAATTCGGTCGAAAACGAAGAAGATACTCCTTCGCCGTATATTTGCGTCTTATGTCAAAATCCACGTAGAATTCATTCgtctaaaaaatatgtatacacGCAGAATTGGATGAAAGATGGCAAAATACCAAG gtatgAATTCTCCAAAACCACTGACGAAATCCAAGCGGAAAGAGAATCGCTTATCCAACGAACGCAaggatttttatgtaatttagcAGACTTGAGAAACGCAGTTTTTGGATTGCTAGTGAAAGTTCACATTTTAAA acaATCGCCAGATCATCCTAAATTATACCTTTGGGCCCAGTCGTGGACTAATAAAAAATCCGAagagaaagaaaatttactcgtaGCTGAAA GCGGTCCTGTGCCGGAGGCAGCAATTAATATGGCAGATTGTAGGAAACATTTATCCGAACATATCGACGAAGAAATAGAAAAGGCTGAAGCAATATTGCAAgacattgaagaaaaaatcgatA ATTTAGAAAAAGACGATGATTTCGAAAACGATTCCGACAGATTCAAAAGCGTCGCTAAACATATGTTATTAATGATGCTTCGAGACTTATCTTCGATTCAGAACTTGAAATATTGTTCGTGA
- the MBD-R2 gene encoding PHD finger protein 20 isoform X2, whose amino-acid sequence MACEDAELIDFDNDVIEEGDPIYIYDVLNNSWKKSTALEVDSSDHELLVKYEDSSQEWVRMDGPKMCRCPPPPPPPKPQPLIPPPIVIKSESRAVEKPALPKKAERPKTNLKTITKAKATVSSKPKSNSKKSGSSHSKKIIKKLEDYITGGDDESFPEESLDEKNVPTESPVTPSPSPFPRLRLLPKSSSKMEQYRKKKEQAKKKSPLIDNPDAVVNADTKGTPVSSKSLKAVPSKSGENEKEVTKFKVRFGKAPDLNPPSRKKSKPRNEDMFEDVNVEMSVVINDEKLPSGWSKHMIKRKTSKKWDIVIQNEDERKFRSRADLKAYFEGINQPYPDELFDFSSGKRTPHARTPAAEKSDDLDTNESISFLSNKRKIKTLLPRRSVPEIQCSTPLPKPEPVAEHDLIQPTVAVAACTPTPISTPAPPTPEAVSPLVLTPLPAVPALPASPVLSASSTSASGSGFTCPKQDCKKHYRSESLLMMHIKHYHREYKSLLKSMPNVADLAYARTVGESIDSPQSALLEKITRIEEDRMKEKTDDAPIIDEDFTLQIEPDDETTLSASDKSANSLLKVPKKSTLFEKTMPSPTPASPSASTSVLLAQLKQPPLVPPPISIQAEYTDAELSVSQNSPIALYSPKVTAKDVNKSSPLSETDSGRKSASPRKRRVSQLDAGEVINCTCGYGFEDGLMMQCDLCLCWQHGACNSVENEEDTPSPYICVLCQNPRRIHSSKKYVYTQNWMKDGKIPRYEFSKTTDEIQAERESLIQRTQGFLCNLADLRNAVFGLLVKVHILKQSPDHPKLYLWAQSWTNKKSEEKENLLVAESGPVPEAAINMADCRKHLSEHIDEEIEKAEAILQDIEEKIDNLEKDDDFENDSDRFKSVAKHMLLMMLRDLSSIQNLKYCS is encoded by the exons ATGGCTTGTGAAGATGCTGAATTGATCGATTTCGACAACGATGTGATTGAAGAAGGTGATCCAATTTACATATACGACGTTCTCAATAATAGTTG GAAGAAAAGTACTGCTTTAGAAGTAGATAGTAGTGACCATGAATTATTAGTAAAATATGAAGATAGTTCTCAAGAATGGGTCCGAATGGATGGACCAAAGATGTGCCGTTgtccgccaccgccaccgcctcCAAAGCCACAACCTTTAATACCGCCACCAATCGTTATCAA aaGTGAATCACGCGCTGTCGAGAAGCCTGCATTGCCCAAGAAAGCAGAACGGCCTAAAACTAATTTGAAAACCATCACCAAAGCAAAAGCTACCGTCTCAAGTAAACCCAAAA GCAATTCTAAAAAATCTGGTTCTagtcattcgaaaaaaattattaaaaaattggaggaTTACATCACCGGCGGCGATGATGAATCATTTCCTGAG GAAAGTTTGGATGAGAAAAATGTACCAACGGAGTCTCCTGTTACGCCTTCACCTTCGCCTTTTCCAAGGTTACGCTTGTTACCAAAAAGTAGTAGCAAAATGGAACAGTatcgaaagaaaaaagaacaagCGAAGAAAAAATCACCCCTGATCGATAATCCTGACGCAGTGGTCAACGCAGATACCAAAGGTACACCTGTGAGTAGTAAATCACTGAAAGCAGTTCCCAGTAAAagtggtgaaaatgaaaaagaggtGACCAAGTTTAAAGTCAGATTTGGTAAAGCACCCGATTTAAATCCACCATCGCGGAAAAAAAGCAAACCGCGAAATGAAGATATGTTCGAAGACGTCAATGTGGaaa tGTCTGTAGttataaatgatgaaaaattgccatcCGGTTGGTCGAAACATATGATCAAAAGGAAAACGTCTAAAAAATGGGACATAGTGATACAAAA CGAGGATGAGAGAAAATTCAGATCGAGAGCTGACTTGAAGGCTTATTTTGAAGGAATTAATCAACCTTATCCCGATGAATTATTCGATTTCAGTTCAGGCAAGAGAACACCTCATGCAAGAACGCCCGCCGCCGAAAAAAG cgATGATTTAGATACAAATGAAAGTATATCTTTTCTGAGtaataaacgaaaaattaaaacactacTTCCCAGGCGCAGTGTTCCTGAAATACAGTGTTCGACTCCGCTCCCAAAGCCTGAACCGGTTGCTGAACATGATCTCATTCAACCTACCGTGGCTGTTGCAGCGTGCACCCCTACCCCCATTTCCACACCCGCACCACCCACGCCAG AAGCTGTTTCACCGTTAGTGTTGACACCTTTGCCAGCTGTGCCAGCCTTGCCAGCTTCACCAGTTTTGTCAGCTTCGTCAACGAGCGCTTCTGGATCTGGATTCACATGCCCGAAACAAGATTGTAAAAAACATTACAGATCTGAAAGTTTATTAATG ATGCATATCAAACATTATCATCGAGAATACAAAAGTTTGTTGAAATCTATGCCGAATGTAGCTGATCTAGCTTATGCGCGAACAGTTGGCGAAAGTATCGATTCTCCACAATCCGcgcttttggaaaaaattactcgaatcgAAGAAGacagaatgaaagaaaaaactgacGATGCACCAAt AATTGATGAAGACTTCACTTTACAAATCGAACCAGATGATGAGACTACGTTATCTGCTAGTGATAAATCTGCAAACag TTTGTTAAAAGTACCCAAGAAAAGTACATTATTCGAGAAAACGATGCCTTCACCTACTCCTGCTTCTCCGTCAGCTTCAACGTCAGTGTTACTAGCTCAATTGAAACAGCCACCTTTAGTTCCTCCACCGATCTCAATACAAGCAG AATACACAGACGCAGAATTATCAGTGTCGCAAAATAGTCCGATAGCGTTGTATTCGCCTAAAGTAACGGCTAAGGATGTAAATAAATCATCACCTTTAAGTG AAACGGATAGTGGTAGGAAATCGGCGTCGCCTAGGAAACGTCGTGTTTCACAGCTAGATGCCGGCGAAGTGATCAATTGCACTTGCGGTTATGGATTCGAAGATGGATTAATGATGCAG tGTGATTTGTGCTTATGTTGGCAACATGGAGCTTGTAATTCGGTCGAAAACGAAGAAGATACTCCTTCGCCGTATATTTGCGTCTTATGTCAAAATCCACGTAGAATTCATTCgtctaaaaaatatgtatacacGCAGAATTGGATGAAAGATGGCAAAATACCAAG gtatgAATTCTCCAAAACCACTGACGAAATCCAAGCGGAAAGAGAATCGCTTATCCAACGAACGCAaggatttttatgtaatttagcAGACTTGAGAAACGCAGTTTTTGGATTGCTAGTGAAAGTTCACATTTTAAA acaATCGCCAGATCATCCTAAATTATACCTTTGGGCCCAGTCGTGGACTAATAAAAAATCCGAagagaaagaaaatttactcgtaGCTGAAA GCGGTCCTGTGCCGGAGGCAGCAATTAATATGGCAGATTGTAGGAAACATTTATCCGAACATATCGACGAAGAAATAGAAAAGGCTGAAGCAATATTGCAAgacattgaagaaaaaatcgatA ATTTAGAAAAAGACGATGATTTCGAAAACGATTCCGACAGATTCAAAAGCGTCGCTAAACATATGTTATTAATGATGCTTCGAGACTTATCTTCGATTCAGAACTTGAAATATTGTTCGTGA
- the MBD-R2 gene encoding PHD finger protein 20 isoform X1 gives MACEDAELIDFDNDVIEEGDPIYIYDVLNNSWKKSTALEVDSSDHELLVKYEDSSQEWVRMDGPKMCRCPPPPPPPKPQPLIPPPIVIKSESRAVEKPALPKKAERPKTNLKTITKAKATVSSKPKSNSKKSGSSHSKKIIKKLEDYITGGDDESFPEESLDEKNVPTESPVTPSPSPFPRLRLLPKSSSKMEQYRKKKEQAKKKSPLIDNPDAVVNADTKGTPVSSKSLKAVPSKSGENEKEVTKFKVRFGKAPDLNPPSRKKSKPRNEDMFEDVNVEMSVVINDEKLPSGWSKHMIKRKTSKKWDIVIQNEDERKFRSRADLKAYFEGINQPYPDELFDFSSGKRTPHARTPAAEKSDDLDTNESISFLSNKRKIKTLLPRRSVPEIQCSTPLPKPEPVAEHDLIQPTVAVAACTPTPISTPAPPTPEAVSPLVLTPLPAVPALPASPVLSASSTSASGSGFTCPKQDCKKHYRSESLLMMHIKHYHREYKSLLKSMPNVADLAYARTVGESIDSPQSALLEKITRIEEDRMKEKTDDAPIIDEDFTLQIEPDDETTLSASDKSANSSLLKVPKKSTLFEKTMPSPTPASPSASTSVLLAQLKQPPLVPPPISIQAEYTDAELSVSQNSPIALYSPKVTAKDVNKSSPLSETDSGRKSASPRKRRVSQLDAGEVINCTCGYGFEDGLMMQCDLCLCWQHGACNSVENEEDTPSPYICVLCQNPRRIHSSKKYVYTQNWMKDGKIPRYEFSKTTDEIQAERESLIQRTQGFLCNLADLRNAVFGLLVKVHILKQSPDHPKLYLWAQSWTNKKSEEKENLLVAESGPVPEAAINMADCRKHLSEHIDEEIEKAEAILQDIEEKIDNLEKDDDFENDSDRFKSVAKHMLLMMLRDLSSIQNLKYCS, from the exons ATGGCTTGTGAAGATGCTGAATTGATCGATTTCGACAACGATGTGATTGAAGAAGGTGATCCAATTTACATATACGACGTTCTCAATAATAGTTG GAAGAAAAGTACTGCTTTAGAAGTAGATAGTAGTGACCATGAATTATTAGTAAAATATGAAGATAGTTCTCAAGAATGGGTCCGAATGGATGGACCAAAGATGTGCCGTTgtccgccaccgccaccgcctcCAAAGCCACAACCTTTAATACCGCCACCAATCGTTATCAA aaGTGAATCACGCGCTGTCGAGAAGCCTGCATTGCCCAAGAAAGCAGAACGGCCTAAAACTAATTTGAAAACCATCACCAAAGCAAAAGCTACCGTCTCAAGTAAACCCAAAA GCAATTCTAAAAAATCTGGTTCTagtcattcgaaaaaaattattaaaaaattggaggaTTACATCACCGGCGGCGATGATGAATCATTTCCTGAG GAAAGTTTGGATGAGAAAAATGTACCAACGGAGTCTCCTGTTACGCCTTCACCTTCGCCTTTTCCAAGGTTACGCTTGTTACCAAAAAGTAGTAGCAAAATGGAACAGTatcgaaagaaaaaagaacaagCGAAGAAAAAATCACCCCTGATCGATAATCCTGACGCAGTGGTCAACGCAGATACCAAAGGTACACCTGTGAGTAGTAAATCACTGAAAGCAGTTCCCAGTAAAagtggtgaaaatgaaaaagaggtGACCAAGTTTAAAGTCAGATTTGGTAAAGCACCCGATTTAAATCCACCATCGCGGAAAAAAAGCAAACCGCGAAATGAAGATATGTTCGAAGACGTCAATGTGGaaa tGTCTGTAGttataaatgatgaaaaattgccatcCGGTTGGTCGAAACATATGATCAAAAGGAAAACGTCTAAAAAATGGGACATAGTGATACAAAA CGAGGATGAGAGAAAATTCAGATCGAGAGCTGACTTGAAGGCTTATTTTGAAGGAATTAATCAACCTTATCCCGATGAATTATTCGATTTCAGTTCAGGCAAGAGAACACCTCATGCAAGAACGCCCGCCGCCGAAAAAAG cgATGATTTAGATACAAATGAAAGTATATCTTTTCTGAGtaataaacgaaaaattaaaacactacTTCCCAGGCGCAGTGTTCCTGAAATACAGTGTTCGACTCCGCTCCCAAAGCCTGAACCGGTTGCTGAACATGATCTCATTCAACCTACCGTGGCTGTTGCAGCGTGCACCCCTACCCCCATTTCCACACCCGCACCACCCACGCCAG AAGCTGTTTCACCGTTAGTGTTGACACCTTTGCCAGCTGTGCCAGCCTTGCCAGCTTCACCAGTTTTGTCAGCTTCGTCAACGAGCGCTTCTGGATCTGGATTCACATGCCCGAAACAAGATTGTAAAAAACATTACAGATCTGAAAGTTTATTAATG ATGCATATCAAACATTATCATCGAGAATACAAAAGTTTGTTGAAATCTATGCCGAATGTAGCTGATCTAGCTTATGCGCGAACAGTTGGCGAAAGTATCGATTCTCCACAATCCGcgcttttggaaaaaattactcgaatcgAAGAAGacagaatgaaagaaaaaactgacGATGCACCAAt AATTGATGAAGACTTCACTTTACAAATCGAACCAGATGATGAGACTACGTTATCTGCTAGTGATAAATCTGCAAACag TAGTTTGTTAAAAGTACCCAAGAAAAGTACATTATTCGAGAAAACGATGCCTTCACCTACTCCTGCTTCTCCGTCAGCTTCAACGTCAGTGTTACTAGCTCAATTGAAACAGCCACCTTTAGTTCCTCCACCGATCTCAATACAAGCAG AATACACAGACGCAGAATTATCAGTGTCGCAAAATAGTCCGATAGCGTTGTATTCGCCTAAAGTAACGGCTAAGGATGTAAATAAATCATCACCTTTAAGTG AAACGGATAGTGGTAGGAAATCGGCGTCGCCTAGGAAACGTCGTGTTTCACAGCTAGATGCCGGCGAAGTGATCAATTGCACTTGCGGTTATGGATTCGAAGATGGATTAATGATGCAG tGTGATTTGTGCTTATGTTGGCAACATGGAGCTTGTAATTCGGTCGAAAACGAAGAAGATACTCCTTCGCCGTATATTTGCGTCTTATGTCAAAATCCACGTAGAATTCATTCgtctaaaaaatatgtatacacGCAGAATTGGATGAAAGATGGCAAAATACCAAG gtatgAATTCTCCAAAACCACTGACGAAATCCAAGCGGAAAGAGAATCGCTTATCCAACGAACGCAaggatttttatgtaatttagcAGACTTGAGAAACGCAGTTTTTGGATTGCTAGTGAAAGTTCACATTTTAAA acaATCGCCAGATCATCCTAAATTATACCTTTGGGCCCAGTCGTGGACTAATAAAAAATCCGAagagaaagaaaatttactcgtaGCTGAAA GCGGTCCTGTGCCGGAGGCAGCAATTAATATGGCAGATTGTAGGAAACATTTATCCGAACATATCGACGAAGAAATAGAAAAGGCTGAAGCAATATTGCAAgacattgaagaaaaaatcgatA ATTTAGAAAAAGACGATGATTTCGAAAACGATTCCGACAGATTCAAAAGCGTCGCTAAACATATGTTATTAATGATGCTTCGAGACTTATCTTCGATTCAGAACTTGAAATATTGTTCGTGA
- the MBD-R2 gene encoding PHD finger protein 20 isoform X4 → MACEDAELIDFDNDVIEEGDPIYIYDVLNNSWKKSTALEVDSSDHELLVKYEDSSQEWVRMDGPKMCRCPPPPPPPKPQPLIPPPIVIKSESRAVEKPALPKKAERPKTNLKTITKAKATVSSKPKSNSKKSGSSHSKKIIKKLEDYITGGDDESFPEESLDEKNVPTESPVTPSPSPFPRLRLLPKSSSKMEQYRKKKEQAKKKSPLIDNPDAVVNADTKGTPVSSKSLKAVPSKSGENEKEVTKFKVRFGKAPDLNPPSRKKSKPRNEDMFEDVNVEMSVVINDEKLPSGWSKHMIKRKTSKKWDIVIQNEDERKFRSRADLKAYFEGINQPYPDELFDFSSGKRTPHARTPAAEKSDDLDTNESISFLSNKRKIKTLLPRRSVPEIQCSTPLPKPEPVAEHDLIQPTVAVAACTPTPISTPAPPTPEAVSPLVLTPLPAVPALPASPVLSASSTSASGSGFTCPKQDCKKHYRSESLLMMHIKHYHREYKSLLKSMPNVADLAYARTVGESIDSPQSALLEKITRIEEDRMKEKTDDAPIIDEDFTLQIEPDDETTLSASDKSANSSLLKVPKKSTLFEKTMPSPTPASPSASTSVLLAQLKQPPLVPPPISIQAETDSGRKSASPRKRRVSQLDAGEVINCTCGYGFEDGLMMQCDLCLCWQHGACNSVENEEDTPSPYICVLCQNPRRIHSSKKYVYTQNWMKDGKIPRYEFSKTTDEIQAERESLIQRTQGFLCNLADLRNAVFGLLVKVHILKQSPDHPKLYLWAQSWTNKKSEEKENLLVAESGPVPEAAINMADCRKHLSEHIDEEIEKAEAILQDIEEKIDNLEKDDDFENDSDRFKSVAKHMLLMMLRDLSSIQNLKYCS, encoded by the exons ATGGCTTGTGAAGATGCTGAATTGATCGATTTCGACAACGATGTGATTGAAGAAGGTGATCCAATTTACATATACGACGTTCTCAATAATAGTTG GAAGAAAAGTACTGCTTTAGAAGTAGATAGTAGTGACCATGAATTATTAGTAAAATATGAAGATAGTTCTCAAGAATGGGTCCGAATGGATGGACCAAAGATGTGCCGTTgtccgccaccgccaccgcctcCAAAGCCACAACCTTTAATACCGCCACCAATCGTTATCAA aaGTGAATCACGCGCTGTCGAGAAGCCTGCATTGCCCAAGAAAGCAGAACGGCCTAAAACTAATTTGAAAACCATCACCAAAGCAAAAGCTACCGTCTCAAGTAAACCCAAAA GCAATTCTAAAAAATCTGGTTCTagtcattcgaaaaaaattattaaaaaattggaggaTTACATCACCGGCGGCGATGATGAATCATTTCCTGAG GAAAGTTTGGATGAGAAAAATGTACCAACGGAGTCTCCTGTTACGCCTTCACCTTCGCCTTTTCCAAGGTTACGCTTGTTACCAAAAAGTAGTAGCAAAATGGAACAGTatcgaaagaaaaaagaacaagCGAAGAAAAAATCACCCCTGATCGATAATCCTGACGCAGTGGTCAACGCAGATACCAAAGGTACACCTGTGAGTAGTAAATCACTGAAAGCAGTTCCCAGTAAAagtggtgaaaatgaaaaagaggtGACCAAGTTTAAAGTCAGATTTGGTAAAGCACCCGATTTAAATCCACCATCGCGGAAAAAAAGCAAACCGCGAAATGAAGATATGTTCGAAGACGTCAATGTGGaaa tGTCTGTAGttataaatgatgaaaaattgccatcCGGTTGGTCGAAACATATGATCAAAAGGAAAACGTCTAAAAAATGGGACATAGTGATACAAAA CGAGGATGAGAGAAAATTCAGATCGAGAGCTGACTTGAAGGCTTATTTTGAAGGAATTAATCAACCTTATCCCGATGAATTATTCGATTTCAGTTCAGGCAAGAGAACACCTCATGCAAGAACGCCCGCCGCCGAAAAAAG cgATGATTTAGATACAAATGAAAGTATATCTTTTCTGAGtaataaacgaaaaattaaaacactacTTCCCAGGCGCAGTGTTCCTGAAATACAGTGTTCGACTCCGCTCCCAAAGCCTGAACCGGTTGCTGAACATGATCTCATTCAACCTACCGTGGCTGTTGCAGCGTGCACCCCTACCCCCATTTCCACACCCGCACCACCCACGCCAG AAGCTGTTTCACCGTTAGTGTTGACACCTTTGCCAGCTGTGCCAGCCTTGCCAGCTTCACCAGTTTTGTCAGCTTCGTCAACGAGCGCTTCTGGATCTGGATTCACATGCCCGAAACAAGATTGTAAAAAACATTACAGATCTGAAAGTTTATTAATG ATGCATATCAAACATTATCATCGAGAATACAAAAGTTTGTTGAAATCTATGCCGAATGTAGCTGATCTAGCTTATGCGCGAACAGTTGGCGAAAGTATCGATTCTCCACAATCCGcgcttttggaaaaaattactcgaatcgAAGAAGacagaatgaaagaaaaaactgacGATGCACCAAt AATTGATGAAGACTTCACTTTACAAATCGAACCAGATGATGAGACTACGTTATCTGCTAGTGATAAATCTGCAAACag TAGTTTGTTAAAAGTACCCAAGAAAAGTACATTATTCGAGAAAACGATGCCTTCACCTACTCCTGCTTCTCCGTCAGCTTCAACGTCAGTGTTACTAGCTCAATTGAAACAGCCACCTTTAGTTCCTCCACCGATCTCAATACAAGCAG AAACGGATAGTGGTAGGAAATCGGCGTCGCCTAGGAAACGTCGTGTTTCACAGCTAGATGCCGGCGAAGTGATCAATTGCACTTGCGGTTATGGATTCGAAGATGGATTAATGATGCAG tGTGATTTGTGCTTATGTTGGCAACATGGAGCTTGTAATTCGGTCGAAAACGAAGAAGATACTCCTTCGCCGTATATTTGCGTCTTATGTCAAAATCCACGTAGAATTCATTCgtctaaaaaatatgtatacacGCAGAATTGGATGAAAGATGGCAAAATACCAAG gtatgAATTCTCCAAAACCACTGACGAAATCCAAGCGGAAAGAGAATCGCTTATCCAACGAACGCAaggatttttatgtaatttagcAGACTTGAGAAACGCAGTTTTTGGATTGCTAGTGAAAGTTCACATTTTAAA acaATCGCCAGATCATCCTAAATTATACCTTTGGGCCCAGTCGTGGACTAATAAAAAATCCGAagagaaagaaaatttactcgtaGCTGAAA GCGGTCCTGTGCCGGAGGCAGCAATTAATATGGCAGATTGTAGGAAACATTTATCCGAACATATCGACGAAGAAATAGAAAAGGCTGAAGCAATATTGCAAgacattgaagaaaaaatcgatA ATTTAGAAAAAGACGATGATTTCGAAAACGATTCCGACAGATTCAAAAGCGTCGCTAAACATATGTTATTAATGATGCTTCGAGACTTATCTTCGATTCAGAACTTGAAATATTGTTCGTGA